The Vitis riparia cultivar Riparia Gloire de Montpellier isolate 1030 chromosome 10, EGFV_Vit.rip_1.0, whole genome shotgun sequence genome includes a region encoding these proteins:
- the LOC117923215 gene encoding uncharacterized protein LOC117923215, protein MAEATIMVLKDVDLGCKRCHKNIKKLLNKIPDWTFFEKENTVMIKVVSSFSENIKKQLLSEGGETIKKIEVLEKKPKPLADKPKGADQKPKPKPEEKPPTPCPPFYPTGVCCKPCSEGRGGGCHCEIFSEENPTCTIL, encoded by the exons ATGGCAGAG GCTACGATAATGGTGTTAAAGGACGTTGATCTAGGATGTAAACGCTGTCACAAGAACATCAAGAAACTGCTCAATAAAATTCCTG ACTGGACTTTCTTTGAGAAGGAAAACACTGTGATGATCAAAGTGGTATCCAGCTTCTCCGAGAATATCAAAAAGCAGCTTCTCAGTGAAGGTGGCGAAACCATCAAGAAGATCGAGGTACTCGAGAAAAAACCTAAACCTCTAGCAGATAAGCCAAAAGGGGCTGATCAGAAGCCCAAGCCTAAGCCTGAGGAAAAACCACCAACTCCTTGCCCACCATTCTATCCAACTGGGGTGTGCTGTAAGCCATGCTCTGAGGGGCGTGGTGGTGGTTGCCACTGTGAAATCTTTAGTGAAGAAAATCCCACATGCACCATCCTGTGA